One segment of Methylotuvimicrobium sp. KM2 DNA contains the following:
- a CDS encoding glutamate synthase-related protein has protein sequence MTEISRINLKEPLLYDADLSQDSCGVGFITHKQSKQTHELLVKAHEALCTIPHRGGMSAEGIGDGAGVNVDLSLKFFRKITGNNNLQLGEFGVANFFFPEDHERYDSFAIELIEKHLTRFGLPVITWRNIPVDSQVINEASRKAQLPIKQVIFGRPEALKTATHNEFEQLIQSALLDIEADGFTRDELTGFYPLSMSSRTQVYKGRLNSFEVIPYFIDLYDEDHEIHTLFFHTRFSTNTAPATMMAQPFRYMAHNGELNTDKKNRLSENAIARLHNKHIVFPCGQSDSGRLDQTLTRRINEDELDVVTAVLAMMPPAWENDTTLSPKVRAMLEYFSLYEEKNDGPAALIFCDGIRVGARLDRLGLRPLRSVETETYLAVMSEAGQIDFPPKDVIKRGRIEAGGMVYFDHSTGQIYNSNQVLETLAGQKDYEAMLRERSLHIGELPDVSFDELTPVNGDFNIDQQHTAYSLNQESFKFLLDPMLSTGLEKVSAMGYGIAPNALSDAEGGMSRYFSQRFAQVTNPPLDSLRESDGMTLRVALGAKPTFSEGNSKQLVIDSPILQRTHLEQIRRQSSVKTITLDMLFTPDFENPKNNEELLESSVFAVCKQIEQAARDNTGIIILSDTGISRDKAAIPALLMVAAANQHLVKQGLRFHSSLIAETGQVASAHDIATILGFGASAVCPISAYNRVVSQLQPENQQKALDNFKKAAEKSLMKTMGKFGLCTVESYIGGEFFESNYLDTNEPRLQPYFPNINAPVGGVRYADIAKSAAAWHYKALSIKDEKDIPFIGLFKERQDGAGHSFGNLAVREYINMTDEPILYIPQDKSPEASDTAYFDFGYEKRTPEQIDNFGITPAYRSFAKNLYQERDNRPAALRDIMDLPADISQAQSTADFDRILGKQNLLGNNNYMIHGIAVERIDGVNYSITLPENNSEARLTGIAEHFKNRFGDSAATISVTNNACAIKLSDSVNLFGQYLANIKTARSPIALSDVQPAHQITAKLASGAMSHGALIAEAHEAVAQGTNIAGALSNSGEGGEHSSRFNTLRSSKIKQFASGRFGVWAGYLADPNIEEIEIKIAQGAKPGEGGQLPAPKVSVEIAALRGGTPQVELVSPPPHHDTYSIEDLGQLIHDAKAARVRVVVKLVSSEGIGTIAVGVAKAGADVINVAGSTGGTGAAAVTSLKNTGRSAEIGIAEVHQALAVNGLRDKVILRCSAAHQSGLDVVKSAILGGDSFEFGTTALMMLRCVMAKNCNVKCPAGLTTTHEEFKGDPRVLAQYFMNLAHEVREILAVLGYHSLSEIRGQTDLLHLINHPSIVGQLDFTKLLAQVPVVKIEKPIYLEANFSIDDKIIEQVKSSVIFGNQTQIVIEGDDFKLSNRNKSVGGQTAIDIERILAYDLNEEKAARSKTIYTNQHGRRYLAPDSVVVKTTGSAGQSYAAFMNDGMRMEHTGTCNDGVGKSACGGTLIVESPGGGIKTPGNNVLIGNFALFGATGGKAFINGEAGDRFAVRNSGAMAVVEGVGDFACEYMTNGAVLNLGHFGKGFCNGMSGGNAYQYDPENLLPKLYDKTSVELHELTENTDTARAHEQFLLYMLEQHADYANSSKARNILNNWETERKHFKFTIPLWLYKTQTAEFLSQTMDRKAMIEELAVSYATRQIEQMKSAYRTKQPLFGGAIPGYGETDTNLTFSLVNSYAVIDKAFRIAGEQLNFKSATPTHEALEKAAWKLIETRPRKIQDALVKETREAYSNYSDDQLSWLLASKRLTDYKTALANRDVQSIYSIGSTAWIIEQDAINREALAGIPGVEQYLAGLVGSNIIQEMMAPASA, from the coding sequence ATGACTGAAATTTCCCGAATAAACCTCAAAGAACCTTTGCTTTACGACGCCGATCTTTCCCAAGATAGCTGCGGCGTGGGTTTTATTACTCATAAACAAAGCAAACAGACTCACGAGCTACTTGTCAAAGCGCATGAAGCGCTATGCACGATTCCCCACCGCGGCGGCATGAGTGCCGAAGGTATCGGCGACGGAGCCGGCGTGAATGTCGACCTATCATTGAAGTTTTTTCGAAAAATCACCGGAAACAACAACCTACAACTCGGAGAATTTGGCGTTGCCAACTTTTTCTTTCCGGAAGATCACGAGCGTTATGATAGTTTCGCGATCGAATTGATCGAAAAACACCTAACTCGATTCGGTCTGCCGGTTATTACTTGGCGAAACATCCCTGTGGACAGCCAAGTCATCAATGAAGCCTCCAGAAAAGCGCAACTACCGATCAAACAAGTGATTTTCGGGCGCCCGGAAGCTTTGAAGACAGCGACTCATAACGAATTCGAACAACTGATTCAAAGCGCATTGCTGGATATCGAAGCCGATGGCTTTACCCGCGACGAATTAACCGGTTTCTACCCGCTATCGATGAGCTCGAGAACCCAGGTTTACAAAGGACGGCTCAATTCTTTCGAAGTAATACCGTATTTTATCGACCTCTACGACGAAGATCATGAAATACACACTCTATTCTTCCATACTCGATTCTCGACCAATACTGCTCCGGCAACGATGATGGCGCAACCGTTCCGCTACATGGCACACAACGGGGAGCTAAACACCGACAAAAAAAATCGGCTCAGTGAAAATGCGATCGCGCGCTTACACAACAAACATATCGTCTTTCCATGCGGACAATCCGACTCGGGCCGTCTCGATCAAACACTGACTCGCCGAATCAACGAGGACGAACTCGATGTCGTCACGGCCGTGCTGGCGATGATGCCGCCTGCCTGGGAAAACGACACGACTCTGTCGCCGAAAGTTCGCGCAATGCTCGAATATTTCAGCCTCTATGAAGAAAAAAATGACGGCCCCGCCGCCCTGATCTTCTGCGACGGCATACGTGTTGGCGCGCGTCTAGACCGTTTGGGGCTCAGGCCCTTGCGCTCGGTGGAAACAGAAACCTATCTTGCCGTCATGTCGGAAGCCGGTCAAATCGACTTCCCTCCCAAAGACGTTATCAAACGTGGTCGTATCGAAGCCGGGGGCATGGTTTATTTCGATCACAGCACCGGACAGATTTATAACAGCAATCAAGTCTTGGAAACACTCGCCGGACAAAAAGACTATGAGGCGATGCTCCGCGAACGCAGCTTGCATATCGGGGAACTGCCCGACGTCTCATTCGATGAGTTAACTCCGGTCAACGGCGATTTCAACATCGATCAACAACACACGGCTTATTCGCTAAATCAGGAAAGCTTTAAATTCCTGCTTGATCCGATGTTAAGCACCGGTCTTGAAAAAGTTTCGGCGATGGGCTACGGAATTGCCCCCAATGCGCTTTCCGATGCCGAAGGCGGCATGTCCCGTTATTTCAGCCAGCGCTTCGCCCAAGTCACCAATCCCCCGCTCGACTCGCTTCGCGAAAGCGACGGCATGACCTTGCGCGTCGCTCTCGGTGCCAAACCGACCTTTTCCGAAGGGAACAGCAAACAATTGGTCATCGACTCGCCAATTCTGCAAAGAACGCATTTGGAACAAATCCGCAGGCAATCCAGCGTCAAGACCATCACATTGGACATGCTATTCACGCCGGACTTCGAAAATCCAAAAAATAACGAAGAACTTCTCGAATCGTCGGTGTTTGCCGTTTGCAAGCAAATCGAACAAGCCGCCAGAGACAACACCGGCATCATCATTCTCAGCGACACCGGCATCAGCCGCGATAAAGCGGCGATTCCCGCCTTGCTGATGGTTGCCGCGGCCAATCAACACCTGGTCAAACAAGGCCTGCGTTTCCACTCGTCACTGATTGCCGAAACCGGACAAGTCGCCAGCGCTCACGATATCGCAACAATACTCGGCTTCGGCGCTTCGGCTGTCTGCCCGATCAGCGCCTACAATCGCGTCGTCAGCCAACTCCAGCCCGAGAACCAACAAAAAGCCCTCGATAACTTCAAAAAAGCGGCAGAAAAATCGCTGATGAAAACCATGGGCAAGTTCGGTCTCTGCACCGTAGAAAGCTACATCGGCGGCGAGTTTTTCGAATCGAATTATCTAGACACCAACGAGCCGCGCCTGCAACCGTATTTCCCGAATATCAACGCGCCGGTCGGCGGCGTGCGCTATGCGGACATTGCGAAAAGCGCGGCCGCATGGCATTACAAAGCCTTGAGCATCAAGGACGAAAAAGATATTCCTTTCATCGGCTTGTTCAAGGAACGGCAAGACGGGGCCGGCCATAGCTTCGGCAATCTCGCTGTCCGTGAATATATCAACATGACCGACGAACCGATCTTGTATATTCCGCAAGACAAATCGCCGGAAGCCAGCGATACCGCTTATTTCGATTTCGGTTATGAGAAACGCACACCCGAACAAATCGACAATTTCGGCATCACGCCGGCTTATCGTAGCTTCGCGAAAAACCTGTATCAAGAGCGCGACAACCGCCCGGCCGCGTTACGGGACATCATGGACCTGCCGGCCGATATCAGCCAAGCGCAAAGCACGGCCGATTTCGACCGCATTTTGGGCAAGCAAAACTTGCTCGGAAACAACAACTACATGATTCACGGAATCGCGGTTGAACGAATCGACGGCGTTAATTATTCAATTACACTGCCTGAAAACAACAGCGAAGCGCGGTTAACCGGCATCGCCGAACATTTCAAAAACCGCTTCGGCGATAGCGCCGCAACGATCAGCGTTACAAACAACGCCTGTGCAATCAAGCTCTCAGATAGCGTCAATCTTTTCGGGCAATATTTGGCCAATATTAAAACCGCCCGTTCTCCGATTGCATTGTCCGACGTTCAACCGGCTCATCAAATCACTGCCAAACTCGCATCCGGTGCAATGAGTCACGGCGCATTGATCGCCGAAGCGCACGAGGCTGTCGCGCAAGGCACTAACATTGCCGGCGCGCTCAGCAACTCCGGTGAAGGCGGCGAACACTCGAGCCGTTTCAACACGCTTCGATCAAGCAAGATCAAACAGTTCGCATCGGGCCGTTTCGGCGTCTGGGCCGGTTATCTGGCCGACCCGAACATCGAAGAAATCGAAATCAAAATCGCACAAGGCGCAAAACCCGGCGAAGGCGGACAATTGCCGGCGCCGAAAGTATCCGTCGAAATCGCGGCTTTGCGCGGCGGCACGCCGCAAGTCGAGCTGGTCAGCCCCCCTCCGCATCACGATACCTATTCGATCGAAGACCTCGGACAATTGATTCACGATGCCAAAGCAGCCCGCGTTCGAGTCGTCGTCAAACTGGTATCCTCTGAAGGCATCGGCACGATCGCAGTTGGTGTCGCAAAAGCCGGCGCCGATGTCATCAATGTGGCCGGCAGCACCGGCGGCACGGGTGCTGCCGCTGTCACGAGCCTGAAAAACACCGGCCGCTCTGCCGAAATCGGCATTGCTGAAGTTCATCAAGCATTAGCAGTGAACGGCTTACGGGATAAAGTCATATTGCGCTGCAGCGCCGCGCATCAAAGCGGACTCGATGTCGTCAAATCGGCGATATTGGGCGGCGATTCCTTCGAATTCGGCACGACCGCATTGATGATGCTGCGTTGTGTCATGGCGAAAAACTGCAACGTCAAATGCCCTGCGGGATTGACCACGACGCATGAGGAATTCAAAGGCGACCCGAGAGTGCTGGCGCAATACTTCATGAATCTAGCGCATGAAGTCCGCGAAATTCTGGCGGTACTGGGCTATCACAGCCTTAGCGAAATTCGCGGCCAAACCGATTTATTGCATCTGATCAATCATCCGTCAATCGTCGGACAGCTCGATTTCACGAAATTGCTGGCTCAAGTGCCCGTCGTCAAAATCGAAAAACCGATTTATCTTGAAGCGAATTTCAGCATCGACGACAAAATCATCGAACAAGTTAAATCGTCGGTAATTTTCGGCAATCAGACGCAAATCGTGATCGAAGGCGACGACTTCAAACTCAGTAATCGTAATAAATCGGTTGGCGGCCAAACCGCTATCGATATCGAACGCATACTGGCTTACGATTTAAACGAAGAAAAAGCCGCTCGTTCGAAAACGATTTATACCAACCAGCACGGACGCCGATATCTTGCGCCCGACTCGGTCGTCGTAAAAACAACCGGTTCGGCGGGACAAAGTTATGCTGCTTTCATGAACGACGGCATGCGCATGGAACACACGGGAACTTGTAACGACGGCGTCGGTAAATCGGCCTGCGGCGGCACCTTAATCGTCGAATCCCCAGGCGGCGGCATCAAAACGCCCGGCAATAACGTGCTGATCGGTAACTTTGCGCTGTTCGGCGCTACCGGCGGCAAAGCCTTTATCAACGGCGAGGCCGGCGACCGTTTCGCAGTCCGTAATTCCGGTGCGATGGCAGTCGTCGAAGGCGTCGGCGATTTCGCCTGCGAATACATGACCAACGGTGCGGTACTGAATCTCGGCCACTTCGGCAAGGGTTTCTGTAACGGCATGTCCGGCGGTAATGCCTATCAATACGATCCTGAAAACTTGTTACCGAAGCTTTACGACAAAACCTCGGTCGAATTGCATGAGCTGACGGAAAACACCGATACGGCCCGAGCGCATGAACAGTTCTTACTCTATATGCTCGAACAACACGCCGATTATGCAAACTCGAGCAAAGCAAGGAACATCCTGAATAATTGGGAAACCGAACGTAAGCATTTCAAATTTACGATTCCGCTATGGCTGTACAAAACGCAAACGGCTGAGTTCCTTAGCCAAACAATGGACCGCAAAGCGATGATCGAAGAATTGGCGGTCTCCTACGCAACACGCCAAATCGAGCAAATGAAATCGGCTTATCGGACAAAACAGCCATTATTCGGCGGAGCGATACCCGGTTACGGCGAAACCGACACCAACTTGACCTTTAGTCTGGTCAACAGTTACGCGGTCATTGATAAGGCGTTCCGAATAGCCGGAGAGCAATTGAACTTCAAATCCGCCACACCGACACACGAAGCCTTGGAGAAAGCGGCTTGGAAATTAATTGAAACCCGTCCGCGTAAAATTCAAGATGCGTTGGTTAAAGAGACTCGCGAAGCTTACAGTAATTACAGTGACGACCAACTGAGTTGGCTGTTGGCAAGCAAGCGTCTTACCGATTATAAAACCGCCTTGGCCAACCGTGATGTACAAAGCATCTACTCGATCGGCTCGACCGCTTGGATCATTGAGCAGGACGCTATCAACCGCGAAGCCTTGGCCGGCATTCCTGGGGTCGAACAATATCTTGCGGGACTGGTCGGTTCCAATATTATTCAGGAAATGATGGCTCCGGCTTCGGCATAA
- a CDS encoding sulfite reductase subunit alpha codes for MKTPHIPLDAPYSDSQRAWLSGFFAGMHTQMIQSAGSKSQADARIIHILYGTQTGNSEALANDAAASAKAHGLKPIVKSMDEVELDAFGKMEYLLIITSTYGEGEMPDNAQMLWEAISTDEAPSLRHMKYSVLALGDTSYDQFCQAGIEWDQRLAELGAERIYDRIDCDVDFEEPAELWISEVIPHMAEGASTTIIVDSDAAMIEAPKYNRKNPFPAKLLVNRLLTAPESSKETRHYEISIAGSDLSYEAGDALCVFPTNCPELVKDILRAINCTGEEEVPVDGELMPLNEALRVHFEIKLPSKELIDEIARRSGDQELNTLLEENDKEKLANYLWGRDILDLLLQSPDMDISAAEFIALLKPLQHRAYSISSSSKKHPDAVHLTVASVRYQSHDREHKGVCSTFLADLVDETTDVRCFFTPNKVFRVPEDNSLPMIMVGPGTGVAPFRAFLQEREARQATGKNWLFFGDRNAATDFIYREELEAMQASGLLTRLDLAFSRDQQEKIYVQDRMREHGAELFAWLEQGGYFFVCGDAYRMAKDVDKALHDVIAEHGQLTEQQAIDYVNQLKKDKRYVRDVY; via the coding sequence ATGAAAACACCTCATATTCCACTCGATGCACCTTACAGCGACAGTCAACGAGCCTGGCTCAGTGGCTTTTTCGCGGGCATGCATACGCAAATGATACAGAGCGCCGGCAGCAAGAGCCAGGCCGACGCTCGCATCATTCATATTCTTTACGGAACGCAAACCGGTAATTCCGAAGCCTTGGCAAACGATGCCGCCGCATCCGCAAAAGCCCACGGCTTAAAACCGATCGTCAAAAGCATGGACGAAGTCGAATTGGATGCATTCGGCAAGATGGAATATCTCTTGATCATCACCAGCACTTACGGCGAAGGCGAAATGCCGGACAATGCGCAAATGCTTTGGGAAGCGATCTCGACCGATGAGGCGCCGTCGTTGCGGCACATGAAATATTCCGTACTGGCGCTCGGCGACACGAGTTACGACCAATTCTGTCAAGCCGGCATCGAATGGGATCAACGGCTTGCCGAACTTGGCGCCGAGCGTATTTATGACAGGATCGACTGCGACGTCGACTTCGAGGAACCGGCCGAGTTGTGGATTTCGGAAGTCATCCCACATATGGCCGAGGGCGCCTCAACGACCATTATCGTCGACTCCGACGCAGCAATGATCGAAGCGCCGAAATATAACCGTAAAAACCCGTTCCCGGCCAAACTATTGGTCAACCGTCTGTTGACCGCCCCCGAATCATCCAAAGAAACAAGGCATTACGAAATTTCGATCGCCGGTTCCGACCTAAGTTATGAAGCCGGGGACGCGTTGTGCGTATTCCCGACCAATTGCCCGGAACTCGTCAAAGACATACTACGAGCGATCAACTGTACAGGCGAAGAAGAAGTCCCGGTCGATGGCGAACTAATGCCGCTTAATGAAGCGCTACGCGTTCATTTCGAAATCAAACTGCCATCCAAGGAACTGATCGATGAAATCGCTCGCCGCTCCGGCGATCAAGAATTGAATACGTTGCTTGAAGAAAACGATAAGGAAAAATTGGCGAATTATCTCTGGGGCCGCGATATTCTCGACTTGTTGCTGCAATCCCCAGACATGGATATCTCTGCCGCCGAATTCATCGCCTTGCTGAAACCGCTACAACACCGTGCCTATTCGATATCGTCGAGCAGTAAAAAACACCCGGATGCCGTACATTTAACCGTAGCCAGCGTCCGTTATCAAAGCCACGACCGCGAACACAAAGGCGTGTGCTCAACCTTCCTGGCCGATCTCGTCGATGAAACGACCGATGTCCGCTGTTTTTTCACGCCGAACAAGGTCTTCCGAGTCCCCGAAGACAACAGCCTACCGATGATCATGGTCGGTCCCGGTACGGGCGTCGCACCTTTCCGCGCATTCCTACAGGAACGGGAAGCGAGGCAAGCAACAGGTAAAAACTGGCTCTTTTTCGGCGACCGTAATGCCGCGACAGACTTCATTTATCGAGAAGAACTCGAAGCAATGCAAGCCTCCGGTCTATTGACGCGGCTCGACTTGGCATTTTCCAGGGATCAGCAGGAAAAAATTTACGTTCAAGACCGAATGCGCGAACACGGAGCGGAATTATTCGCTTGGCTCGAACAAGGCGGCTATTTCTTCGTCTGTGGCGATGCCTACCGCATGGCTAAGGATGTCGATAAAGCGCTACACGATGTGATCGCCGAACACGGCCAACTCACCGAGCAACAGGCGATCGACTACGTCAATCAATTGAAAAAAGACAAACGCTACGTCCGAGATGTTTATTAA